In Salarias fasciatus chromosome 20, fSalaFa1.1, whole genome shotgun sequence, a single window of DNA contains:
- the LOC115407879 gene encoding LOW QUALITY PROTEIN: WD repeat-containing protein WRAP73-like (The sequence of the model RefSeq protein was modified relative to this genomic sequence to represent the inferred CDS: deleted 2 bases in 2 codons; substituted 2 bases at 2 genomic stop codons), with amino-acid sequence MDFSDVFKQSNQLARISPDGKYLATCVQYRLVVRDVSTLQILQLYTCLDQISCMEWSSDSLFILCAMYKRGLVQVWSLEQPDWHCKIDEGSIGLVSSRWSPDGRHILNTTEFHLRITVWSLCNKAVSTSSNPKACDKGISFSRDGQYLALAERRQCKDCVSIFVCNNWHLLRXHFETETEDLAGLEWSPSGWCVGSVGQLFXEYKVLLYSLDGRLLSTFSAYDWSLGIKAVCWSPSSQFRAVGSYDEK; translated from the exons ATGGATTTTTCTGACGTCTTCAAGCAATCCAACCAGCTTGCTAGAATTTCCCCAGATGGAAAGTATCTG GCGACCTGCGTGCAGTACAGACTGGTGGTGAGAGATGTGAGCACCTTGCAGATCCTGCAGCTCTACACCTGCTTGGACCAAATATCCTGCATGGAATGGTCTTCAGATTCCCTCTTTATCCTCTGCGCAATGTACAAGAGAGGGCTGGTACAG GTGTGGTCTCTGGAACAGCCGGACTGGCACTGTAAGATTGATGAGGGCTCAATAGGACTGGTCTCCTCGCGCTGGAGTCCAGACGGACGTCACATTCTCAACACCACCGAGTTCCAC CTGAGAATCACGGTCTGG TCTCTGTGCAACAAAGCTGTGTCTACATCAAGTAATCCCAAAGCATGTGATAAGG GGATCAGCTTCAGCAGAGACGGGCAGTACTTGGCTCTGGCCGAACGCCGTCAGTGCAAAGACTGCGTTAGTATATTCGTGTGTAACAACTGGCATTTGCTTCGGTAA CACTTtgagacagagacggaggacCTGGCAGGCCTGGAGTGGTCCCCCAGCGGCTGGTGTGTTGGCAGTGTGGGACAGCTGTTCTAGGAG TACAAGGTGCTGCTGTATTCGTTGGATGGCCGCTTGCTGTCAACGTTCAGCGCGTATGAC TGGTCGCTGGGCATCAAGGCTGTGTGCTGGAGCCCCAGCAGCCAGTTCCGGGCTGTCGGAAGCTACGATGAAAAGTAA